Below is a genomic region from Candidatus Campbellbacteria bacterium.
ACTTGCGATTAGTGCTTTCTGTAAAATACCAAGCGCATCTCTAAATGCCCCGCCTGAAAGAAGAGCAATCACCGAAGCAGATTCTGAATCTATCTCGTATCCTTCCTTTTTTGCAACCGACATTACCGTCTTCTCAAGTAATTCAAGCGATGGTTTCTTAAATGTAAAATTCTGACACCTTGAAATAACTGTGTCGGGCAGTTTTGAAGGTTCTGTCGTGGCAAGGATGAACACCGTGTGAGATGGCGGCTCTTCAAGTGTCTTTAGAAAAGCATTAAACGCCGACTTCGAAAGCATGTGTGCCTCATCCAAAATATAAACTTTGTAAACTGACTTCAGCGGAATCGTCCTAACAGAGTCATTCAAATCTCTTATGTTCTCAACGCTGTTTTGTGATGCAGCATCTATCTCGTGAATATCCATCTCATTACAACCGATAGCACGGGCAAAAATTCTTGCCACAGATGTCTTCCCCGTTCCTCGTGTTCCAGAAAAGATATAAGCGTGATGCAGTTCTTTTTTCTTTATCGCACTTTTCAGTGTTTTTATCACATGGTCCTGACCAGACACATCATCAAAATCATGTGGGCGATGTTTTCTATAAAGCGCTATTTCCATTATCATTAGTATAACAACCAAAACTTATGCTCGCAAGAGAGCCCTTCCTACTCCTCCTCATCCTCTTCCTCGCCCTCACCTTCTTCCTTGTAATAAACACCCCTCCCAAAGCGAGTATCTATGTAT
It encodes:
- the dnaX gene encoding DNA polymerase III subunit gamma/tau; its protein translation is MIMEIALYRKHRPHDFDDVSGQDHVIKTLKSAIKKKELHHAYIFSGTRGTGKTSVARIFARAIGCNEMDIHEIDAASQNSVENIRDLNDSVRTIPLKSVYKVYILDEAHMLSKSAFNAFLKTLEEPPSHTVFILATTEPSKLPDTVISRCQNFTFKKPSLELLEKTVMSVAKKEGYEIDSESASVIALLSGGAFRDALGILQKALIASDGKKVSRDVIEKVLGAPTSDQVNIYLEAFAECDIKKGVDAIEKLAEDNIDMRLLVKLALRKLRSIILFRFTDNKSLLDDYNKKDSEFIKKEAKNDKLNLDVLSLLLRVVSDIPKSYIPHLPLEIALIEHKERQQQK